The Kwoniella shandongensis chromosome 11, complete sequence genome has a segment encoding these proteins:
- a CDS encoding 26S protease regulatory subunit 10B, translating into MSSGEPSSSTAPAIVAPAGMPSDKYDAIKAYRAKVKEHSRMGDNLKTVRLNIRTLSTDFDKTEEDIKALQSVGQIIGEILKQLDEERFIVKASSGPRYVVSYRPTLPAAKLKAGVRVSLDMTTLTIMRILPREVDPMVYNMSLEDPGSATFAGIGGLGEQVRELREVIELPLMNPELFERVGITPPKGVLLYGPPGTGKTLLARAVAATLNTNFLKVVSSAIVDKYIGESARLIREMFAYAKEHEPCVIFMDEIDAIGGRRFSEGTSADREIQRTLMELLNQMDGFDSLGRTKIIMATNRPDTLDPALLRPGRLDRKIEIPLPNEQGRLEILKIHAKGINKSGDIDYEAVVKLSDGFNGADLRNVCTEAGMFAIREDRDAVVQEDFMKAVRKLNDAKKHETTM; encoded by the exons ATGTCCAGCGGAGaaccttcatcctcaacagcGCCGGCTATCGTCGCTCCTGCGGGAATGCCGTCTGACAAGTACGATGCCATCAAGGCTTACCGAGCT AAAGTCAAGGAGCACTCTCGTATGGGCGACAACCTCAAAACAG TTCGACTGAACATCCGTACCCTCTCCACCGACTTTGACAAGACTGAAGAAGACATCAAAGCATTGCAGAGTGTTGGACAGATCATCGGAGAGATCTTGAAGCAGCTTGATGAGGAGCGAT TCATCGTCAAAGCGTCTTCTGGACCTCGATATGTCGTTTCTTACCGTCCTACCCTTCCTgctgccaag CTCAAGGCAGGCGTTCGGGTCTCTCTCGATATGACAACTTTGACAATCATGCGAATTCTTCCTCGTGAGGTTGACCCAATG GTCTACAACATGTCTCTCGAAGACCCTGGATCAGCGACATTCGCGGGAATTGGTGGTTTGGGAGAGCAAGTTAGGGAGCTGAGAGAAGTCATTGAACTGCCGTTGATGAACCCGGAGCTCTTTGAG CGGGTCGGCATTACACCACCGAAGGGTGTTTTGCTATACGGTCCTCCTGGTACAGGAAAGACCTTGCTTGCTCGAGCAGTGGCTGCGACATTGAATACCAACTTCTTAAAGGTCGTCTCCTCAGCT ATCGTCGACAAGTACATCGGTGAATCAGCTCGACTTATCCGAGAGATGTTTGCCTACGCCAAAGAACATGAACCCTGTGTGATTTtcatggatgagattgatgcTATCGGTGGAAGACGTTTCTCAGAGGGTACCAGTGCCGACAGAGAAATCCAAAGAACattgatggag TTGCTGAACCAAATGGACGGTTTCGACTCTCTCGGTAGAACAAAGATCATCATGGCAACGAACAGACCCGATACACTCGATCCAGCATTGTTACGACCAGGTCGATTGGATAGGAAGATCGAAATCCCCTTGCCCAATGAGCAAGGACGTTTAGAGATTCTCAAGATTCACGCTAAGGGGATCAACAAGTCGGGTGATATCGATTATGAAGCGGTCGTGAAACTCAGTGATGGTTTCAACGGTGCGGATTTGAGAAACGTGTGCACAGAG GCGGGCATGTTTGCTATCCGAGAAGATCGAGACGCGGTCGTGCAAGAAGACTTCATGAAAGCTGTCAGAAAGCTGAACGATGCGAAGAAGCATGAGACGACGATGTAA